Genomic window (Arachis hypogaea cultivar Tifrunner chromosome 13, arahy.Tifrunner.gnm2.J5K5, whole genome shotgun sequence):
aaataattctagcccaaaacatgAATGATAcacaatattaatttatttttcatgtagCAATGCACAAGAAATTATTGAAAAACaaatataatggaagaaaaaaaaaactagttcTGTGATGCATCCCTCCCTCCCTTTCGGTTACAATCTCAATGAAGAACAATCACAAAATAGccaaaattaaaagaattgaGACAGTAGCAATTTGACAACATAGAAAAAGAAACATATTGACATCAATTTAATGATTCTTCCTATCCTATTGGGTACCTTCCATACATTATccacaccaaaaataaataaataaattcttccCCATTTTTGCAACCAATGTATAAATTAATCAGTGCATTTTAACAAAAGCATCAgacttaaacaaataataaattcTCCTAACCTAAGTCCTTAAAACCAATAAAATGAAATTTTGCATCACCGACAGCACTTTGAGCACAAGATGAGGAAAACAATGAGGAAAACAATGGAAGAAAGAGCAATGGCGACACCAAGAACCACCTTGTTAGGACCATGATGGTGCCCTTTCTTGTGACTggtatcatcatcgtcatcataatcatcatcactCCTATCATcctcagaagaagaagaatccttTGATGGTGGAGGAGACATTGGCATCCCATACTTATCACAGGGAGCAATCCCAAGCTTCAATTTTGAAGACAAAATTGTGTGATTGTAACACAAGTCGCTGTTCCCACCAACCTTAATCACTTGCAACCTCTTCATGAAACTGGAGTTGAAAGGTACAACCCCACGAAAGTTGTTGTTTGCAAGATTCAAGTACTTGAGGCTCTTCATCTCAGATATGAACTTTGGAATTGTACCGTTGAGCTTGTTTGAACTCAGATCCATGTGAATCAACTCTGGTATAGCTGATATAGAATCTGGGATTGACCCAGAGAATGAATTTGAGGCCAAAGAGAGATTTTTCAATGAAATCAAGTCaccaatggaagaaggtatctcACCCTTGAACCCATTGGAAGAAAGATTCAAAGTTTCGAGGCTATCAAGCATGGTAATGGAAGGCGGAATGCTACCCTTGAGCTGGTTACCGGACAAATCGATGTGGGTAAGGTTGGAATGGACGTGCTTTGGAAGAAAACCAGTGAGATTAGCATTGGAAATGGTTAAAGTTTTGAGCTTGTTCATGTGGGCAAGAATGACGTAGGGACCTGAGGCCTTGATTTGGACattggagagagagagatcgGTGAGGTTTGAGAGGTGGGAGAGGGAGACGCCGGAGATTCTGTGGGGGCAATTGAGGAGGTGAAGGGTTTGGAGTGTTGGTGAGAGGGATTTGAGTGCTGTGGATGAGAGTGAAACGTAGCTTGAGCAGTTTGAGAGGCGGAGGGAGATGATGTGTCGGAAGGGTTTCGAGTTGTCGCAGGTGGTTGTGTTGTGAAGTGGTGTTGGGGAACATGGGTTCTTTGAGGTTGGGATGTTGAGGGACTCGAGTGCCCTCAGTTGCTTTGGATCAAGGGGTGATgaagatgaggatgaggatgagggAGATGAAGGTGAAGTAGATGCCTTTGGTGAGGGTAATGGTGAAGATGTGGGTGAGGGTGAGGAT
Coding sequences:
- the LOC112792727 gene encoding receptor-like protein 51, with protein sequence MEPSQPIPLLLLLILLFFPSIIISSSSPPLPQTPSPSPKTSPSSSKPSPSPKPSPSSKPSSPSPTSSPLPSPKASTSPSSPSSSSSSSSPLDPKQLRALESLNIPTSKNPCSPTPLHNTTTCDNSKPFRHIISLRLSNCSSYVSLSSTALKSLSPTLQTLHLLNCPHRISGVSLSHLSNLTDLSLSNVQIKASGPYVILAHMNKLKTLTISNANLTGFLPKHVHSNLTHIDLSGNQLKGSIPPSITMLDSLETLNLSSNGFKGEIPSSIGDLISLKNLSLASNSFSGSIPDSISAIPELIHMDLSSNKLNGTIPKFISEMKSLKYLNLANNNFRGVVPFNSSFMKRLQVIKVGGNSDLCYNHTILSSKLKLGIAPCDKYGMPMSPPPSKDSSSSEDDRSDDDYDDDDDTSHKKGHHHGPNKVVLGVAIALSSIVFLIVFLILCSKCCR